The following proteins are encoded in a genomic region of Spirosoma sp. SC4-14:
- a CDS encoding four-helix bundle copper-binding protein has protein sequence METMTSHVDTCFDCAKACEECATACIEAGDTDSKGHDMTACIMLCRDCADLCTLCGRLTARGSQFMKSFMKVCAEACEACAAECEKHADHFAHCKACAEACRKCAEECRQMAA, from the coding sequence ATGGAAACAATGACCTCGCATGTTGACACCTGTTTCGACTGTGCAAAAGCCTGTGAAGAATGCGCTACGGCCTGTATTGAAGCAGGCGATACCGATAGCAAAGGCCACGATATGACAGCCTGTATTATGCTTTGCCGGGACTGTGCCGATCTCTGCACGCTTTGTGGGCGATTGACGGCGCGTGGATCGCAGTTTATGAAATCGTTCATGAAGGTATGTGCCGAAGCCTGCGAGGCCTGTGCTGCCGAATGCGAAAAACATGCCGATCACTTTGCCCATTGCAAAGCCTGCGCGGAAGCCTGTCGCAAATGCGCCGAAGAATGCCGTCAGATGGCGGCTTAG
- a CDS encoding sialidase family protein, which yields MTLFTLVLTLFIRLAGSPILIGSGIHPSVANDPVGGIHVVYGQGNAILYAFSRDGKTFSKPVLVDSLPNLQLGASRGPQITATAQKVIVLATDKPGNVWAYSMDRKTGKWPRRVQVNDVADIAKEGFVALTANEDNVINAVWLDLRGNRRNKIAGCYSTDGGKTWSPNQILYQSPDGTVCECCQVSAVSRGAHVAIMFRNYLAGSRDMYLLESTDAGKTFGQAQKIGEGTWELKACPMDGGGLFMAPDGTISTVWRRTNKLFTDKPGQPEREIAEGKNAKIVSTRKGEYIVFQQGANVFVLAPGQSEPQLLGKGAYPKIALVPPEQVMGFWEADGSVWAQLVQ from the coding sequence ATGACTCTATTTACGCTTGTACTGACATTATTTATTCGGCTGGCCGGATCGCCGATTCTTATTGGTAGTGGTATCCATCCGTCGGTGGCGAATGATCCTGTCGGAGGAATCCATGTCGTCTATGGTCAGGGGAATGCTATTTTATATGCCTTTTCCCGTGATGGAAAAACATTCAGTAAGCCGGTTCTGGTCGATAGCCTGCCCAATCTTCAATTGGGAGCCTCGCGGGGGCCGCAGATTACTGCTACTGCTCAGAAGGTGATTGTTCTGGCTACTGATAAGCCTGGAAATGTATGGGCTTATTCGATGGACCGAAAAACGGGCAAATGGCCCAGACGTGTGCAGGTCAACGATGTAGCCGATATTGCCAAAGAAGGGTTTGTTGCACTAACTGCGAATGAGGATAATGTAATAAATGCTGTCTGGCTCGACCTGCGAGGCAATCGGCGAAACAAAATCGCAGGCTGTTATTCGACTGATGGAGGAAAAACATGGTCGCCAAACCAGATTCTGTATCAGTCGCCCGATGGTACAGTTTGTGAGTGTTGTCAGGTATCGGCTGTTAGCCGCGGGGCGCATGTGGCAATCATGTTTCGAAACTACCTGGCCGGATCGCGGGATATGTATTTGCTAGAGTCGACAGACGCTGGAAAAACGTTTGGTCAGGCTCAGAAAATTGGTGAAGGAACCTGGGAGTTGAAAGCGTGTCCGATGGATGGGGGCGGCTTGTTTATGGCTCCTGATGGAACAATTTCTACGGTTTGGCGTCGTACAAACAAGCTCTTCACGGATAAGCCGGGGCAACCGGAAAGGGAGATAGCCGAAGGTAAAAATGCCAAAATTGTATCGACCCGGAAAGGGGAGTATATCGTATTTCAGCAGGGTGCCAATGTGTTTGTGTTAGCGCCTGGTCAGTCGGAGCCACAGTTGCTTGGAAAAGGGGCGTACCCCAAAATAGCGCTTGTGCCGCCTGAACAGGTGATGGGATTTTGGGAAGCGGATGGCTCTGTTTGGGCGCAGCTCGTTCAGTAA
- a CDS encoding AraC family transcriptional regulator — translation MKLTIRNMVCDRCKRVVREELEKMGLTVGQVELGEAEVAGLPQAITLQQIRQMLQANGFDLIDDRKQSLVEHMKVLLINEIQHLKGERLATENYSAFLERKLGYEYSYLSGLFSATEGLTLEKYIIALKIEKVKEWLRYDELTLSEIAWRLGYSSVQHLSNQFRHVTGQTPGQFRKATHVERRSLDAVLNERKNESGPPGGAKE, via the coding sequence ATGAAACTCACAATTCGAAACATGGTGTGCGACCGTTGTAAACGTGTCGTGCGCGAAGAACTTGAGAAAATGGGGCTGACGGTTGGCCAGGTCGAACTGGGGGAAGCCGAAGTAGCTGGTTTGCCACAAGCCATAACGCTTCAGCAGATTCGGCAAATGCTACAGGCCAACGGCTTCGATCTGATCGATGATCGCAAACAGTCGCTGGTCGAACACATGAAAGTGCTGTTGATCAACGAAATACAGCATCTAAAAGGCGAAAGGCTCGCTACCGAAAATTATTCGGCCTTTCTGGAGCGCAAACTCGGCTACGAATATTCGTACCTGAGTGGACTGTTTTCGGCCACTGAAGGGCTAACGCTGGAGAAATACATCATCGCCCTGAAAATTGAGAAAGTAAAAGAGTGGCTGCGCTATGATGAGCTGACACTCAGTGAAATTGCCTGGCGGTTGGGGTACAGTAGCGTGCAGCACTTGTCGAATCAGTTTCGGCACGTGACGGGACAGACGCCCGGACAGTTTCGGAAAGCTACTCATGTTGAACGACGAAGCCTGGATGCGGTGCTAAATGAGCGAAAAAATGAATCCGGGCCGCCGGGCGGAGCGAAAGAGTGA
- a CDS encoding heavy metal-associated domain-containing protein has protein sequence MFRNLFLTALTSLVILGSAFAGSTVRDDKDKEVKIKTSAICSMCKARIERNLSFEKGVKEANLDVKTKVVTIRYNPAKTDVAKLKANISKTGYDAEDVLADEVGYNKLPSCCKKGGGMDHQ, from the coding sequence ATGTTTCGTAACCTGTTTCTGACTGCCCTGACGTCGTTGGTGATTTTGGGATCTGCTTTTGCCGGATCGACCGTTCGCGACGACAAAGACAAGGAAGTGAAAATTAAAACGTCGGCTATTTGCAGTATGTGCAAAGCGCGTATCGAGCGCAACCTGTCGTTTGAAAAAGGAGTCAAAGAAGCTAATCTGGATGTAAAAACCAAAGTAGTGACCATTCGCTACAACCCGGCTAAAACCGATGTGGCCAAACTAAAGGCCAACATCAGCAAAACAGGTTACGATGCCGAAGATGTACTGGCCGACGAAGTAGGCTATAACAAACTCCCAAGCTGCTGTAAAAAAGGCGGTGGAATGGATCATCAATAA
- a CDS encoding TonB-dependent receptor, producing the protein MKSFYIWISLLAISPVWGQSVSNQSAVESTTSVAAESMVQGTVGEVVNGNRIPLIGASVVWAGTTKGTLTDSLGHFALAKQPAAKWLIISYVGYQPDTLTFTGVNTVLTVTLTPEKTLKEVTVSGGPGQIDRINPIQTELITQRTLAKAACCNLSESFETNASVSVSYSDAVTGARQIQFLGLGGQYVQTNVENIPTIRGLATTFGLSFIPGTWITSIDVGKGAGSVVNGYESMSGQMNIELQKPDDKQTIFLNGYVNSFGRFEGNANWSKTLSKKWSMGVLGHASTLQREIDQNNDGFRDLPLYTQLNAINRYKYSSDRFMAQFGVKALYEDRNGGQLSRFGESRYSFLNTTKRLEFFSKTAKLYPDKPYKGLGLILNGVHHEQSARFGFAPYDGRQQTLYANLIYQTIIDNTNHSFKTGISYLLDDYNETYKTIHTARTESVPGVFAEYTYVYPDKLTLVAGGRVDFHNLYGTQFTPRLHLKYNLSDNVALRASAGRGFRVPNPFAENFGYLVSSRTVYLKEALRPEVSWNYGVSLTNDFQVFGKKASFSMDYHRTNFQNQLVVDIEHPRELYFYNLQGPSFANSFQVEVNVQPVKRFDIKAAYRLFDVRQSMGGPFGEERLLPKMMVSRDRVLLNAGYALPYDKWKFDATLQWNGPRRIPYLAEGYVHTSYQNMPTDYAPGFYNLNAQLSRAFRSGWEIYLGGENLTGFRQQNPIIAPNDPFGPSFDAGAHVWGPITGQMVYLGFRFKPQP; encoded by the coding sequence ATGAAATCGTTTTATATATGGATTTCCCTGCTGGCTATATCGCCCGTATGGGGGCAATCCGTCAGTAATCAATCTGCCGTAGAATCTACTACTTCGGTTGCGGCTGAGTCGATGGTTCAGGGAACTGTTGGCGAAGTTGTTAATGGCAACCGCATACCACTTATTGGCGCTAGTGTAGTGTGGGCAGGAACAACAAAAGGTACCCTAACCGATTCGCTGGGGCATTTTGCACTTGCCAAACAACCCGCAGCCAAATGGCTCATTATCAGCTATGTTGGATACCAGCCTGATACGCTGACTTTTACCGGTGTGAATACTGTATTGACCGTAACTCTTACTCCCGAAAAAACATTGAAGGAGGTTACGGTGTCGGGCGGGCCGGGGCAAATAGATCGGATTAATCCGATACAAACCGAACTGATCACCCAACGAACGCTGGCCAAAGCAGCTTGCTGCAATCTGTCGGAGAGCTTCGAGACCAATGCGTCTGTCAGTGTGTCGTATAGTGATGCCGTTACGGGGGCCAGGCAAATTCAGTTTCTGGGGTTGGGTGGCCAGTATGTGCAAACGAACGTTGAAAACATCCCAACAATTCGGGGACTGGCCACTACGTTTGGTCTGAGTTTCATTCCTGGTACCTGGATCACCAGTATCGATGTGGGCAAAGGGGCTGGTTCAGTGGTCAATGGCTACGAGTCGATGAGTGGCCAGATGAATATTGAATTGCAGAAACCCGACGATAAACAGACCATTTTTCTGAATGGCTATGTAAACAGTTTTGGCCGATTTGAAGGAAATGCCAATTGGTCGAAAACGCTAAGCAAAAAATGGAGTATGGGCGTATTGGGACATGCCAGTACACTACAACGTGAAATCGATCAGAATAACGATGGATTTCGGGATTTGCCGCTCTATACGCAGCTTAATGCCATTAATCGCTATAAATACAGTAGTGATCGATTTATGGCTCAGTTTGGCGTTAAGGCACTTTATGAAGACCGTAATGGCGGACAATTGTCGCGCTTTGGCGAATCGCGCTATAGTTTTCTGAATACGACAAAACGACTGGAGTTTTTCTCGAAAACGGCTAAACTGTATCCCGATAAGCCCTATAAAGGCCTCGGACTCATCTTAAACGGCGTACATCATGAGCAGTCGGCTCGTTTCGGATTTGCTCCCTACGATGGTCGCCAGCAGACATTGTATGCCAATCTGATTTACCAGACGATCATCGACAATACCAATCATAGCTTTAAAACCGGGATAAGTTATCTGCTCGATGATTACAACGAAACCTATAAAACGATTCATACGGCACGAACCGAATCGGTGCCGGGGGTCTTTGCCGAATATACGTATGTTTATCCTGATAAGCTGACTCTGGTAGCCGGTGGACGCGTAGATTTTCACAATCTCTATGGCACACAATTCACTCCCCGACTTCATCTGAAGTATAATCTGAGCGATAACGTTGCCCTGCGGGCGTCGGCAGGTCGGGGGTTTCGGGTACCTAACCCGTTTGCCGAAAATTTTGGCTATCTGGTTAGTTCCCGAACGGTTTATCTGAAAGAAGCGCTGCGCCCTGAAGTGTCGTGGAACTACGGTGTGAGTCTCACCAACGATTTTCAGGTTTTTGGTAAGAAAGCCTCGTTTAGTATGGATTACCACCGTACTAATTTCCAGAACCAGTTGGTCGTAGACATCGAACATCCGCGTGAATTGTATTTCTACAACCTACAGGGACCTTCGTTTGCCAACAGTTTTCAGGTCGAAGTCAATGTTCAGCCCGTGAAGCGATTCGACATTAAGGCCGCTTATCGACTCTTCGACGTTCGGCAAAGCATGGGTGGTCCTTTCGGAGAAGAGCGATTATTGCCGAAAATGATGGTTAGCCGCGATCGGGTGCTGTTGAATGCAGGCTATGCATTGCCTTACGATAAGTGGAAGTTCGACGCAACGCTCCAATGGAACGGCCCTCGACGGATTCCGTATCTGGCCGAAGGCTATGTGCATACATCGTATCAGAATATGCCAACCGATTATGCGCCAGGTTTCTATAACCTCAATGCTCAGCTTAGTCGTGCGTTTCGGAGTGGCTGGGAAATTTACCTGGGTGGCGAAAACCTCACGGGCTTTCGCCAGCAAAACCCAATCATCGCGCCCAATGATCCCTTCGGTCCCAGTTTCGATGCTGGAGCACACGTTTGGGGACCAATTACCGGCCAGATGGTCTATCTGGGCTTTCGATTTAAACCGCAACCATAA